The proteins below come from a single Papaver somniferum cultivar HN1 chromosome 11, ASM357369v1, whole genome shotgun sequence genomic window:
- the LOC113320885 gene encoding (S)-tetrahydroprotoberberine N-methyltransferase 1-like isoform X1 — protein sequence MSSIEEVKTKESATETLGRLLKGEIKDEELKKLIKFQFEKRLQWGYKSSYQEQLYFNLEFIKSLKKMDMSGEIETMNKETYELPTEFLEAVYGKSMKLSGCYFKHESSTLDEAEEASYELYCERAQIKDGQTVLDIGCGQGGLVLYVAQKYKNCRVTGLTNSKEQVNYILKQAEKLGLRNVDVILADVTQYESDKTYDQILVIGAVEHMKNIQLFMKKLSTWMTEDSLLFVDHICHKTFNHLFEAIDEDDWYSGYIFPPGCATILSADSLLYFQDDVSVLDHWVVNGMHMARSMDAWRKKLDTNVEAAKEILLPGFGRSHEAVNGVITHIRTSCIGGYEQFSLNNGDEWMVSQLLFKKK from the exons ATGAGTTCAATAGAAGAGGTGAAGACCAAGGAATCAGCAACGGAAACTCTAGGGAGATTGTTAAAAGGAGAGATTAAAGATGAGGAATTGAAGAAACTGATTAAGTTTCAATTCGAGAAACGTCTTCAATGGGGTTATAAATCATCTTATCAAGAACAACTCTACTTTAACCTTGAATTCATTAAAT CCTTGAAAAAGATGGATATGTCAGGAGAGATCGAGACAATGAACAAGGAAACTTATGAATTACCAACAGAATTCTTAGAAGCAGTTTACGGAAAAAGTATGAAACTAAG TGGGTGTTACTTCAAACATGAATCATCAACATTAGACGAAGCAGAAGAAGCTTCATATGAATTATACTGCGAGCGAGCACAAATCAAAGATGGACAAACTGTTCTTGATATCGGTTGTGGTCAAGGTGGTCTAGTTCTATATGTTGCTCAGAAATATAAAAACTGTCGTGTTACAGGGCTCACTAATTCAAAGGAACAAGTCAATTACATACTCAAACAAGCAGA gaagcTTGGGCTGAGAAACGTGGACGTCATACTGGCAGATGTTACTCAATACGAATCTGACAAGACATACGATCAAATACTTGTAATTGGAGCCGTAGAG CACATGAAAAACATACAACTGTTTATGAAGAAATTATCAACTTGGATGACAGAAGATAGCCTTCTTTTTGTGGATCATATCTGCCATAAAACATTTAATCACTTATTTGAG GCAATCGACGAGGACGACTGGTACTCTGGTTACATCTTTCCCCCAGGTTGTGCGACAATACTATCTGCTGATAGTCTCCTCTATTTCCAG GATGATGTTTCAGTTTTGGATCATTGGGTTGTTAACGGGATGCACATGGCTCGTTCAAT GGATGCGTGGAGAAAGAAGCTAGATACAAATGTGGAAGCTGCAAAAGAAATTCTATTACCTGGATTTGGTCGAAGCCACGAAGCAGTGAATGGCGTCATTACTCACATTAGGACATCCTGTATCGGAGGGTATGAACAATTCTCATTGAACAACGGAGATGAATGGATGGTTTCACAGCTACTTTTCAAGAAGAAATAA
- the LOC113325103 gene encoding uncharacterized protein LOC113325103 — MFGNIHSNIALLHQKLEVVQASIPNQDTGAQVEELEHQIEHWHQIQSEFWGQKARDEYFLEMDRNTRFHHANTNRRRSRNNISALKDESGSWCTTRNDMESILVNDYNKLHTTISPAKNENILQCIPKVTTAAENLELTRIPEDAEIIQALKSMKPWKAPGPDGFPPGFF; from the coding sequence ATGTTTGGAAACATCCATAGTAATATTGCTTTACTGCATCAAAAATTGGAGGTTGTACAAGCAAGCATTCCTAACCAAGATACTGGCGCTCAAGTTGAAGAATTAGAGCATCAGATAGAACATTGGCACCAAATTCAAAGCGAGTTTTGGGGTCAAAAGGCTAGAGATGAGTATTTTCTTGAAATGGACAGGAACACTAGATTCCATCACGCGAATACAAATAGGAGAcgttcaaggaataatatttcAGCCTTGAAAGATGAAAGTGGAAGTTGGTGCACCACAAGGAATGATATGGAAAGTATCCTGGTCAATGATTACAACAAACTTCACACCACTATCTCTCCAGCAAAGAATGAGAATATTCTGCAGTGCATACCTAAAGTAACTACAGCAGCAGAGAACCTTGAACTGACACGAATCCCAGAAGATGCAGAAATAATACAAGCATTAAAGAGCATGAAACCCTGGAAAGCACCAGGTCCAGACGGATTCCCACCTGGATTTTTTTAA
- the LOC113320885 gene encoding (S)-tetrahydroprotoberberine N-methyltransferase 1-like isoform X2, whose amino-acid sequence MSSIEEVKTKESATETLGRLLKGEIKDEELKKLIKFQFEKRLQWGYKSSYQEQLSFNLEFIKSLKKMDMPGEIETMNKETYELPTEFLEAFYGKSMKLSGCYFKHESSTIDEAEEASHELYCERAQIRDGQTVLDIGCGQGGLVLYVAQKYKKCRVTGLTNSKEQVNYILKQAEKLGLRNVDVILADVTQYESDKTYDQILVIGAVEHMKNIQLFMKKLSTWMTEDSLLFVDHICHKTFNHLFEAIDEDDWYSGYIFPPGCATILSADSLLYFQDDVSVLDHWVVNGMHMARSMDAWRKKLDTNVEAAKEILLPGFGRSHEAVNGVITHIRTSCIGGYEQFSLNNGDEWMVSQLLFKKK is encoded by the exons ATGAGTTCAATAGAAGAGGTGAAAACCAAGGAATCAGCAACGGAAACTCTAGGGAGATTGTTAAAAGGAGAGATTAAAGATGAGGAATTGAAGAAACTGATTAAGTTTCAATTCGAGAAACGTCTTCAATGGGGTTATAAATCATCTTATCAAGAAcaactctcctttaaccttgaaTTCATTAAAT CCTTGAAAAAGATGGATATGCCAGGAGAGATCGAGACAATGAACAAGGAAACCTATGAATTACCAACAGAATTCTTAGAAGCATTTTACGGAAAAAGTATGAAACTAAG TGGGTGTTACTTCAAACATGAATCATCAACAATAGACGAAGCAGAAGAAGCTTCACACGAATTATACTGCGAGCGAGCACAAATCAGAGATGGACAAACTGTTCTTGATATCGGTTGCGGTCAAGGAGGTCTAGTTCTATATGTTGCTCAGAAATATAAAAAATGTCGTGTTACAGGGCTCACTAATTCAAAGGAACAAGTCAATTACATACTCAAACAAGCAGA gaagcTTGGGCTGAGAAACGTGGACGTCATACTGGCAGATGTTACTCAATACGAATCTGACAAGACATACGATCAAATACTTGTAATTGGAGCCGTAGAG CACATGAAAAACATACAACTGTTTATGAAGAAATTATCAACTTGGATGACAGAAGATAGCCTTCTTTTTGTGGATCATATCTGCCATAAAACATTTAATCACTTATTTGAG GCAATCGACGAGGACGACTGGTACTCTGGTTACATCTTTCCCCCAGGTTGTGCGACAATACTATCTGCTGATAGTCTCCTCTATTTCCAG GATGATGTTTCAGTTTTGGATCATTGGGTTGTTAACGGGATGCACATGGCTCGTTCAAT GGATGCGTGGAGAAAGAAGCTAGATACAAATGTGGAAGCTGCAAAAGAAATTCTATTACCTGGATTTGGTCGAAGCCACGAAGCAGTGAATGGCGTCATTACTCACATTAGGACATCCTGTATCGGAGGGTATGAACAATTCTCATTGAACAACGGAGATGAATGGATGGTTTCACAGCTACTTTTCAAGAAGAAATAA